A genome region from Trichoderma asperellum chromosome 7, complete sequence includes the following:
- a CDS encoding uncharacterized protein (EggNog:ENOG41), with the protein MATPPASRDEFEVALVCSRPLEYNAISLLFDQFWDENGDQYGRAIGDMNTYTTGRFGKFDVVLVLLPNTGKISAASATASLRSSYPALRLIILTGICGGVPSSDAGDEILLGDVVISKTVIQYDYGKQYPDDFAVKDTTEDSLGRPDKNIRSLIAVLETARGRELIEKRVADLLEQIQNLKRDTYQYPGTASDKLFEASYRHKHHTSLQCLCAQCHEYSAPVCEESRGLGCDVLGCDDKHSIPRQRLETKRQLEQQIGNKEAQIPSIFIGRFGSSDKMLKSGEHRDRIAKHYGVLAFEMEGAGVWDELPCIIVKGVCNYADSHNNRPWQNFAAATAAAVAKSLVERYTKTDKPTIIQVKQQIEEMMKVKENRDCLKDLHQTDPRDDKTRIQRTKGNLLKDSYRWILSHEDFKRWCDNPQYRLLWIKGDPGKGKTMLLCGIIDEIEKSTTTHCLSYFFCQATEVRLSSATAVLRGLIYMIISQRPSLISYVREKYDISGKKLFDDGNAWDALSKILMAMLNNASLDDAILVVDALDECNKELPLLLEFISRASNSSRTKWIVSSRNWPLIEENLDTPKQGVRLCLELNESSVSTAVQTYIRHKVKELAEQKGYDSTTQDAVEQHLMSNAHGTFLWVALVCQDLGDPKVKKRHTLNKLKTSYPPGLDPLYLRMMENIRDSLDAETCRQILAIVSVVYRPITLAALSRLLDSDDDFESDELTDIIGSCGSFLTIRDDVIYFIHQSAKDFLLEKAPDQFLASGIGYQHRIIFLRSLEILSKALHRDMYNLRLPGFPIEQVSSPSPDPLAPITYSCIYWIDHYCDPRCLQALSLESRQQSEEAIAKFLEGKYLYWLEALSLLRGMSEGWLAIQKLIEAIQSQHLTELLKDASQFIRSHKRVMESVPLQVYAAALVFSPSQSKMREIFVAEEPKWILTKPLGAMRWPAWLHTLEGHTEEIASIVFSPNSSLVASGSYDDTVRFWRISTGDCVHVLRGHTEFIISLVFSHDSALLASGSWDQTVRLWRTDTGDCVHVLRGHKQRILSLAFSHDSTLLASSSNDETIRLWRTDTGECVQELQHFGEIKAIAFSHDSSLLASFFAGGTFRLWRVSTGDCVRDLRIHKIKISAAAFSHDLTLLASGLEDTIQLWSIETGKCVREFKCHPESVLSINFSHNSNLMASDSWDGIVMFWRLDTGDCIRKLKIDGFSRKAAFSHDLNLMAMPWANTTIRLWHADTDSEMQEQETSGDRVTSMAFSHNSALVASASAGSGEITLWCAETGRCIREMKGHTWTVVSIVFSHDSTLLASSSNNETIRLWRIETGDCVQVLQGRNAFGAVAFSHDSELIASGCRDGLIYLWRTATGERVQELKSGHESYISSVAFSHDSALIASASRWRPVRILRVATGAHVQTLWGHKDDVTAIVFSRDSALVASAAEDRTVRLWRVDTGECVQNIYLGAASFKLSITSDNSQILTDFGSIAVESTAMPDARIPARFSGIGVRCDHSWITWNNNNILRIPVELEVLRTAISGSTVAIGCSSGRVVIIRFSTEELTKIFAGVDNILY; encoded by the exons ATGGCTACCCCGCCTGCGAGCCGTGACGAATTTGAAGTCGCTCTAGTTTGTTCACGACCGCTCGAATACAACGCCATCTCGCTCCTCTTTGATCAGTTCTGGGATGAGAACGGCGATCAATATGGCAGAGCCATTGGAGACATGAACACTTACACCACTGGACGCTTTGGAAAATTCGATGTCGTCCTGGTTCTTTTGCCAAATACGGGGAAAATCAGCGCGGCTAGCGCCACCGCGAGTCTCCGATCGAGCTATCCAGCGTTGAGGCTCATAATCTTGACGGGGATCTGTGGAGGCGTGCCCAGTTccgatgctggcgatgagatTCTCCTCGGTGACGTGGTCATCAGCAAGACTGTGATACAGTACGATTACGGCAAGCAGTATCCTGATGACTTCGCGGTAAAGGACACGACAGAGGATAGCTTGGGGAGGCCGGACAAGAATATCCGCAGTTTGATTGCGGTCCTTGAAACAGCCCGCGGACGAGAGCTAATTGAGAAGCGGGTTGCCGATCTTCTCGAGCAAATTCAAAATCTTAAAAGGGATACTTACCAGTATCCCGGGACCGCCAGCGATAAGTTATTCGAGGCAAGTTACCGCCATAAGCACCACACTTCGCTGCAATGCCTCTGCGCGCAGTGTCACGAGTATTCGGCTCCTGTATGTGAAGAGTCTCGAGGTCTAGGGTGCGACGTACTTGGATGTGATGACAAGCATTCTATACCGCGACAGCGTCTTGAAACAAAACGCCAGCTTGAGCAGCAAATAGGTAATAAAGAGGCTCAGATCCCGTCCATCTTCATCGGTCGTTTCGGTTCAAGTGATAAAATGCTCAAGTCCGGCGAGCATCGTGATCGAATCGCTAAACATTATGGCGTCCTAGCCTTTGAGATGGAGGGCGCCGGAGTCTGGGATGAGCTTCCATGTATTATTGTCAAGGGAGTCTGTAACTACGCAGACAGCCACAATAACAGGCCTTGGCAGAACTTCGCCGCCGCAACGGCCGCAGCTGTCGCTAAAAGCTTGGTGGAACGGTATACAAAAACAGACAAGCCGACCATAATCCAGGTCAAGCAGCAAATagaggagatgatgaaagttaaagaaaatagagaTTGCCTAAAGGACCTGCACCAGACGGACCCCCGTGACGATAAGACGCGCATACAGCGTACTAAAGGCAACTTGCTTAAAGACTCATATCGCTGGATCCTCAGCCACGAAGATTTCAAGAGATGGTGTGACAATCCTCAGTACAGGCTGCTTTGGATCAAAGGAGATCCTGGCAAAGGAAAGACAATGCTTTTATGCGGCATCATCGACGAGATAGAGAAGTCTACTACTACACATTGCTTGTCTTATTTCTTCTGCCAGGCTACCGAAGTACGACTGAGTAGCGCAACGGCAGTGCTACGAGGTCTTATATATATGATAATCAGCCAGCGGCCGTCACTTATTTCTTACGTCCGAGAAAAATATGATATTTCTGGGAAGAAGCTTTTTGATGACGGCAATGCTTGGGATGCGCTGTCCAAGATTCTGATGGCTATGTTGAATAACGCAAGCTTGGATGATGCCATTTTGGTTGTCGACGCTCTCGATGAGTGCAATAAAGAATTACCGCTTCTCCTTGAGTTTATTTCTCGAGCGTCTAATTCGTCACGTACCAAATGGATCGTGTCAAGCCGTAACTGGCCTCTTATTGAAGAGAATCTTGATACTCCCAAGCAGGGAGTTAGGCTATGCCTTGAGCTGAATGAAAGTTCAGTTTCCACCGCTGTTCAAACTTATATCCGACATAAAGTGAAAGAATTGGCTGAGCAAAAGGGCTATGATAGCACAACGCAAGATGCTGTTGAGCAACATTTAATGTCAAACGCTCACGGCACGTTTCTTTGGGTGGCTCTAGTCTGCCAAGATCTTGGTGATCCAAAGGTCAAAAAGCGACATACGCTTAACAAGCTCAAGACATCATACCCACCTGGGCTTGACCCTCTATACCTGCGAATGATGGAGAATATTCGTGACTCACTTGATGCGGAAACTTGCCGACAGATATTGGCTATTGTTTCAGTCGTATACCGCCCAATCACATTAGCAGCACTAAGCCGCCTTCTAGACTcagatgatgattttgaaaGCGACGAGCTGACAGACATTATTGGGTCTTGCGGTTCATTTTTGACCATCCGAGACGACGTAATTTACTTCATACATCAGTCGGCAAAAGATTTTCTGCTTGAAAAAGCTCCTGATCAATTTTTAGCCTCTGGCATTGGGTACCAGCACCGCATTATCTTTTTGAGATCGTTGGAAATTTTAAGCAAGGCACTACATCGCGATATGTACAACCTACGCCTTCCAGGTTTCCCAATCGAACAGGTCTCTTCGCCTAGCCCTGATCCATTGGCGCCAATTACCTACTCGTGCATCTATTGGATTGACCACTACTGCGACCCAAGATGCTTGCAGGCACTGAGTCTTGAGAGCAGGCAACAAAGCGAAGAGGCTATCGCCAAGTTCTTGGAAGGTAAATACCTGTATTGGCTGGAAGCTCTGAGTTTGTTGCGTGGTATGTCAGAGGGATGGCTTGCAATTCAGAAGCTAATA GAGGCCATTCAATCGCAACACCTTACTGAATTGCTCAAAGATGCAAGTCAATTCATTCGGTCACACAAGCGAGTGATGGAGTCTGTTCCATTGCAGGTTTATGCAGCAGCACTCGTTTTTAGTCCTTCGCAGAGTAAAATGAGAGAAATTTTCGTCGCCGAAGAGCCAAAATGGATCCTCACAAAGCCACTTGGGGCGATGCGCTGGCCTGCTTGGCTACACACTCTCGAGGGCCATACTGAGGAAATCGCATCAATCGTCTTTTCCCCCAACTCATCGCTCGTAGCATCGGGCTCATACGACGATACAGTCCGGTTCTGGCGTATTAGTACAGGCGATTGTGTGCATGTACTTAGAGGCCATACAGAGTTCATTATTTCACTTGTCTTCTCACATGACTCAGCGCTCTTAGCATCAGGCTCATGGGATCAAACAGTCCGGCTCTGGCGCACCGATACAGGCGATTGTGTGCATGTACTTAGAGGCCACAAACAGCGCATTCTCTCACTTGCTTTCTCACATGACTCAACACTATTAGCATCAAGCTCAAATGATGAAACAATCCGGCTCTGGCGCACTGATACAGGCGAATGTGTACAAGAGCTGCAGCATTTTGGTGAGATTAAGGCCATTGCCTTCTCGCATGACTCGTCCCTTCTGGCATCATTTTTTGCAGGCGGAACCTTTCGACTCTGGCGCGTTAGCACAGGCGACTGCGTACGAGATCTAAGGATTCATAAAATTAAGATTAGCGCAGCTGCCTTCTCACATGACTTGACACTCTTAGCATCCGGCTTAGAGGATACAATCCAACTCTGGAGCATTGAGACAGGAAAGTGTGTGCGAGAGTTTAAATGCCATCCCGAAAGTGTCCTTTCAATCAACTTTTCTCATAATTCGAATTTGATGGCATCAGACTCATGGGATGGAATAGTCATGTTCTGGCGCCTTGATACAGGTGACTGCATACGAAAGCTAAAGATAGACGGTTTTTCTCGTAAAGCTGCCTTCTCCCATGACTTAAATCTTATGGCAATGCCTTGGGCGAATACAACAATCCGTCTCTGGCACGCTGATACAGACAGCGAAatgcaagaacaagaaacatCCGGAGATCGGGTCACATCGATGGCTTTCTCGCACAACTCAGCACTCGTGGCATCGGCCTCAGCCGGTAGTGGGGAAATCACGCTCTGGTGCGCTGAAACAGGGAGATGTATCCGGGAGATGAAAGGCCATACGTGGACAGTTGTGTCAATCGTTTTCTCACATGACTCAACACTATTAGCATCAAGCTCAAATAATGAAACAATCCGGCTCTGGCGCATCGAGACGGGCGATTGTGTGCAGGTCCTGCAGGGTCGTAATGCGTTTGGCGCAGTCGCCTTCTCGCATGACTCCGAACTGATAGCGTCAGGTTGCCGTGATGGGTTGATTTATCTCTGGCGCACTGCAACAGGCGAGCGCGTGCAAGAGCTGAAAAGTGGCCATGAAAGCTATATTTCGTCAGTTGCCTTCTCGCATGATTCAGCGCTCATAGCATCAGCTTCGCGGTGGAGACCAGTTCGAATCCTACGTGTCGCAACAGGTGCGCATGTGCAGACGCTATGGGGTCACAAGGACGATGTAACAGCGATTGTTTTCTCGCGAGACTCGGCGCTCGTAGCATCAGCTGCAGAAGATCGTACGGTCCGGCTATGGCGCGTCGACACGGGCGAATGCGTGCAAAACATCTACCTTGGTGCCGCATCATTCAAACTATCAATTACAAGCGACAATTCGCAAATCCTTACGGATTTTGGCTCTATTGCTGTTGAGAGCACCGCCATGCCTGATGCGCGGATTCCAGCTCGCTTTTCAGGCATTGGCGTAAGATGCGACCACAGCTGGATTACGTGGAACAATAACAATATCCTCAGGATACCGGTGGAACTTGAGGTGCTTCGGACGGCTATATCAGGATCCACCGTTGCCATCGGCTGCAGTTCAGGACGGGTCGTTATTATCCGTTTCTCGACTGAAGAGTTGACAAAAATCTTCGCTGGCGTTGATAATATTCTATACTAG
- a CDS encoding uncharacterized protein (SECRETED:SignalP(1-26)) gives MALIHIHMLRTLILSLIYRLSRLTLARFTFLRAAARLTLREAVGWKLILKLVGASKICIMEERE, from the exons ATGGCTCTTATCCATATACATATGCTTCGAACACTGATTTTGTCCTTAATATACAGATTAAGTCGCTTGACTTTGGCACGTTTCACCTTTCTGAGGGCT GCGGCGAGGCTTACCCTTCGGGAAGCAGTTGGGTGGAAGCTCATACTCAAGCTTGTGGGCGCGAGCAAAATATGCATTATGGAAGAACGTGAGTAA
- a CDS encoding uncharacterized protein (EggNog:ENOG41), with translation MDDLHMPYTHEDYTIGWVCALPKEQSAAIFMLEERHEDLPNPSGDHNAYTLGSIGKHKVVIAGLPKGRVGIHSAATVATRMVSTFPNIRVGLMVGIGGGIPQKTRLGDVVISCPSGTEPGVIQWDMGKAEANGQFVRTGSLAPPPTALLTALTKFEADQITTRTNMLSYLKSLESIPNIPKSFLRPDSLQDVLYESSYSHKEGDDCRLCDKERVVQRSPREDEMMIHCGLIASGNQVIKDAILRDKLYKQFNDNILCIEMEAAGLMNDFPCVVIRGICDYADSHKNDKWQDYAAATAAACAKALLKVLPSSEVDKLQRVQLTISPGIMEGAKRYLSFWRGEKKDVYDPSVMASQKDKADVELPQTSLPEVSKSRDTSPDVKSRDAGPSEMPTQIHATDTSAQAAPTEVSAQTNSDKISQPESVETWLRGAPSSLATMLQHGNVEDAVRRICMGLSEMMAPQGRENGTQGYVTGGENSHRDHGRSFEGESSHYTPASPPERSKSWGDTPSKGSAPFREEYKGYASQQSHHYGNIGWNFNTAPYPPRTPSPFQPDYKVYNHERSQSYANDGTIPHAPQGLPRPPAYPPRSPSPFQNEYRTAIPEQPHNYGYNESVHKAQAPPSLHVSTKYPSNRYEASGNGVRDYPWSPPQSPKSQPNMGQDRNIRRVSEPVTNYAMNPPAYNPGTEEDGFFGYKYGAYYAEPSAINPDERQRIARHSRDRQPSPVFENTPAYDRVARNNDVVLGHQRAQLSAPIPVHPTKGLRSATPIPSQRPPLKAKSTPVRELATKDNERSLGYRRTCCNPEPSLVLPSERRRSTTPSQGRQPHMVTSNRAPLELDSGPSQPHSRPPSRAQAVPPHVIRNVQSQRLSKIPRPLRP, from the exons ATGGATGACTTGCATATGCCATATACCCATGAAGACTACACCATTGGATGGGTCTGTGCATTACCAAAGGAGCAGTCAGCTGCGATATTTATGCTGGAAGAGAGACATGAAGATCTTCCCAACCCATCAGGCGACCATAATGCATACACGCTCGGAAGTATCGGCAAACATAAAGTTGTCATTGCTGGCCTGCCCAAGGGCAGAGTTGGCATTCACAGCGCAGCAACAGTTGCAACCCGGATGGTATCAACTTTCCCCAACATACGAGTCGGCCTAATGGTAGGAATAGGTGGAGGCATTCCGCAAAAGACTCggcttggagatgttgtCATCAGCTGCCCCAGCGGTACAGAGCCGGGCGTCATCCAGTGGGATATGGGAAAGGCAGAGGCCAATGGCCAGTTCGTACGAACAGGGTCTCTGGCTCCTCCACCAACGGCCTTACTCACAGCACTAACGAAGTTCGAAGCCGACCAAATTACAACACGAACTAATATGCTCAGCTATCTAAAAAGCCTAGAGAGCATACCCAACATCCCAAAAAGCTTCCTCAGGCCTGACTCTCTCCAGGACGTCTTGTACGAGTCAAGTTATAGCCATAAGGAGGGAGACGATTGTCGCCTTTGTGATAAAGAAAGGGTGGTCCAAAGAAGCccaagagaagatgaaatgatGATTCATTGCGGCTTGATTGCGTCTGGCAACCAGGTGATCAAGGACGCAATTCTTCGCGATAAGCTCTACAAGCAATTCAACGACAACATCCTTTGCATTGAAATGGAAGCCGCGGGACTAATGAACGACTTCCCTTGCGTTGTTATCCGAGGCATTTGCGATTATGCAGATTCGCATAAAAACGATAAATGGCAGGATTACGCAGCCGCAACAGCCGCAGCGTGTGCAAAGGCATTACTAAAGGTGCTGCCCTCCAGTGAGGTTGATAAACTTCAACGAGTGCAAC TAACGATATCACCTGGCATCATGGAGGGTGCAAAGAGATACTTATCATTCTGGCGAGGTGAAAAGAAGGACGTCTATGATCCATCAG taatggCTTCtcaaaaagacaaagccGATGTAGAGCTCCCACAGACGTCGTTGCCTGAAGTGTCCAAATCGAGAGACACCAGCCCTGACGTGAAGTCGAGAGATGCTGGTCCCTCCGAGATGCCAACGCAGATACATGCTACCGACACATCAGCACAGGCCGCTCCGACTGAGGTGTCAGCACAAACAAACTCTGATAAGATTTCCCAACCGGAATCAGTTGAAACATGGCTACGGGGAGCACCATCGTCTTTAGCAACGATGCTCCAACACGGGAATGTGGAGGATGCAGTGAGGCGTATCTGCATGGGTCTCAGCGAAATGATGGCTCcccaagggagagaaaatggaACTCAAGGCTATGTTACTGGCGGCGAAAATAGCCATAGAGACCATGGCCGCAGTTTTGAAGGTGAAAGCAGCCACTATACACCTGCATCACCACCTGAGAGGAGTAAAAGTTGGGGCGATACCCCATCTAAAGGTTCTGCGCCATTTCGAGAAGAATATAAGGGCTATGCTTCTCAGCAAAGTCACCACTACGGCAATATTGGTTGGAATTTCAACACAGCGCCATATCCTCCTCGAACTCCCTCACCTTTCCAACCAGATTACAAAGTCTACAATCACGAGCGGAGCCAAAGCTATGCCAATGACGGTACTATTCCTCATGCACCCCAAGGTTTGCCGAGGCCTCCTGCATATCCTCCCCGATCGCCATCACCTTTTCAAAACGAGTACAGGACTGCGATTCCTGAACAGCCTCATAATTACGGCTATAATGAATCTGTCCACAAAGCGCAAGCGCCTCCAAGTCTGCATGTATCTACTAAATATCCGAGCAACAGATATGAAGCTTCAGGCAATGGGGTAAGAGACTACCCATGGTCGCCTCCACAATCGCCGAAATCTCAACCAAATATGGGTCAGGATCGCAATATAAGAAGGGTTAGCGAGCCGGTGACAAACTACGCTATGAATCCGCCAGCATACAATCCTGGAACTGAAGAGGATGGTTTCTTCGGATACAAATATGGGGCTTACTATGCAGAGCCAAGCGCAATCAATCCTGATGAGAGGCAGCGTATTGCCCGTCATAGCCGAGATCGACAACCCTCGCCTGTGTTTGAGAATACACCAGCATATGACCGAGTCGCTAGGAACAATGATGTTGTCTTGGGACATCAACGTGCTCAACTCTCAGCACCAATCCCTGTTCACCCTACCAAAGGGCTGCGAAGCGCTACTCCTATTCCAAGCCAGCGCCCTCCTCTCAAAGCCAAGAGTACACCAGTACGTGAGCTAGCTACTAAAGATAATGAACGGAGCTTGGGGTACAGGAGGACTTGCTGTAACCCAGAGCCGAGCCTCGTGCTCCCTTCTGAGAGACGACGCAGCACTACTCCTAGTCA